One genomic region from Candidatus Omnitrophota bacterium encodes:
- the rsmA gene encoding 16S rRNA (adenine(1518)-N(6)/adenine(1519)-N(6))-dimethyltransferase RsmA, translating to MLTKTQLKEVFAKYGFRPLKRLGENYLIDGNIRDKIISEAGALSGDRVLEIGPGLGALTIDLARSGAAVTAVEKDKKAYGILEEIIGDDFPSLRIFNEDILKFDIKKASAAGKLKVVGCLPYYITTPIIECLIDNRLSIKYVVMVVQKEFADRILAEPGAKDYSSLSCFIQYYTRPKHIYKIKRTSFYPSPDIDSSLVRLDILDRPSVEAKDDGALFKVIRGSFNQRRKSIINSLSREEVLGIPKERLSSILEKIAVDPASRPESLSLADFARIANSID from the coding sequence ATGTTAACCAAGACTCAGCTAAAAGAAGTGTTTGCGAAATACGGATTCAGGCCTTTGAAGAGGCTTGGAGAGAACTATCTCATCGATGGGAATATAAGGGATAAGATAATATCCGAGGCGGGCGCCTTATCCGGCGATAGAGTCCTGGAGATAGGCCCGGGGCTTGGCGCGCTTACGATAGACCTCGCGCGTTCCGGCGCGGCCGTGACCGCGGTGGAAAAGGATAAGAAGGCATACGGCATACTTGAAGAGATAATCGGAGACGACTTTCCCAGCCTGCGTATCTTTAACGAAGACATATTGAAATTCGACATCAAAAAGGCCTCCGCCGCGGGCAAGCTTAAAGTGGTGGGGTGCCTGCCGTATTATATCACGACCCCGATCATCGAGTGCCTGATCGATAACAGATTGTCGATAAAATATGTGGTGATGGTGGTCCAGAAAGAGTTTGCCGACCGCATCCTGGCAGAACCGGGCGCGAAAGATTACAGCTCGCTCAGCTGTTTTATCCAATACTATACAAGACCAAAGCATATATACAAAATAAAGAGGACGTCTTTTTATCCGTCGCCTGACATCGATTCAAGCCTGGTAAGGCTCGATATCCTGGACAGGCCTTCCGTAGAGGCGAAGGATGACGGAGCGCTTTTTAAGGTCATAAGAGGATCTTTTAACCAGAGGCGCAAGTCGATAATAAATTCCCTCTCCAGGGAAGAGGTCCTCGGCATCCCAAAAGAGCGCCTTTCCTCGATATTAGAAAAGATAGCCGTAGATCCGGCCTCCCGGCCGGAATCTTTAAGCCTCGCCGACTTCGCGCGGATCGCGAACTCAATCGATTGA
- the pdxA gene encoding 4-hydroxythreonine-4-phosphate dehydrogenase PdxA has product MHTSRSNKKKIVITMGDPSGVGPEVTLKALASPKIKGLADFLLIGDRAALDRTAGDMALKFKCELLDLANVPAASFKYGVQSPVFGKAAIGYLDAAIRLLRKGEADALVTAPVNKMSIRMAGIKKFEGHTEYLAEKTGSKNFAMMFVGGRLKITLVTRHIALRRVPGSLAVEPICRTICITHKYLREYFNIKDPRIGVSGLNPHAGENGAFGDEEDKAIIPAIEKATAKVGRISGPIPADVIFADLMNGKYDAVVAMYHDQGLIPFKLLYFKDGVNLTIGLPFVRTSPDHGTAFDIAGKGTADPSSMIEAILLAYRLCTHNTFV; this is encoded by the coding sequence ATGCATACATCGCGTTCAAATAAAAAAAAGATAGTCATTACTATGGGTGACCCGTCCGGCGTAGGGCCGGAAGTGACCCTCAAGGCGCTGGCAAGTCCAAAGATAAAAGGGCTTGCCGATTTTTTGCTTATAGGGGACAGGGCCGCCCTGGACAGGACGGCGGGCGACATGGCCCTGAAGTTTAAGTGTGAGCTCTTAGACCTAGCCAATGTACCTGCAGCCTCTTTTAAATACGGCGTTCAGAGCCCGGTCTTTGGAAAAGCCGCGATAGGATATCTGGACGCTGCCATCCGGCTCCTGCGTAAGGGCGAAGCCGACGCTCTCGTAACCGCTCCCGTAAACAAGATGTCCATAAGGATGGCCGGAATTAAAAAGTTCGAGGGACACACCGAGTATCTCGCTGAAAAGACGGGCTCGAAGAATTTCGCGATGATGTTCGTCGGCGGCAGGCTTAAGATCACGCTCGTGACCAGACACATCGCGTTAAGGCGCGTGCCTGGAAGTCTTGCAGTGGAGCCGATATGCAGGACGATATGCATAACCCATAAATACCTGCGCGAATATTTCAACATAAAAGATCCACGCATAGGGGTCTCGGGATTAAATCCGCATGCGGGCGAGAACGGCGCCTTTGGCGACGAAGAAGATAAGGCGATAATCCCCGCCATAGAGAAAGCCACGGCAAAGGTCGGCCGGATAAGCGGCCCGATCCCGGCCGACGTGATATTTGCCGATCTAATGAACGGGAAGTACGACGCGGTCGTTGCCATGTACCACGACCAGGGCCTTATACCGTTCAAGCTGCTATATTTTAAGGATGGCGTTAATCTGACCATAGGCTTGCCGTTCGTCAGGACCTCCCCCGACCACGGGACGGCGTTTGACATAGCGGGCAAAGGGACGGCCGACCCATCATCGATGATCGAGGCGATTCTCCTGGCATACCGGCTTTGTACGCATAACACTTTTGTGTAA
- a CDS encoding peptidylprolyl isomerase gives MLILPAVIIGSAICAANPGYAEVVDKIAIVVNDEIICDSEIEGMLVPVYDKFKTVYSGEALMAKLEDARQKAVERLIEDRLVLSEAKKQNITVDDREVEEKVADAKRRFGSQEVFEEALASQRLTLKELKGRYREQIMTRKMMDMKVGSTISITPVEVNNYYNNHLDDFSQEEALKLRNILIRVKEGTDINKALELAREISGKLKEGGDFSELASSYSEGPGAQEGGLMGYVKRGDLLPEIEKAVFNMNEGEVSDVIQTSLGYHIFKIDEKRPARTLTLNEARRDVEEALYREKTNEKVKGWIEGLKKNAYIAFK, from the coding sequence ATGCTGATTCTGCCGGCCGTAATTATCGGATCGGCCATATGCGCGGCGAACCCGGGATATGCCGAGGTCGTGGATAAGATAGCGATAGTGGTGAACGACGAGATAATCTGTGACAGCGAGATAGAGGGCATGCTCGTCCCCGTATATGATAAATTCAAGACGGTATACAGCGGCGAAGCGCTCATGGCAAAGTTGGAAGATGCCAGACAAAAAGCGGTAGAACGCCTGATAGAAGACCGCCTCGTCCTCAGCGAGGCCAAAAAACAGAACATAACAGTGGATGACAGGGAGGTAGAGGAGAAGGTCGCAGACGCGAAGAGGCGTTTCGGTTCTCAGGAGGTCTTCGAGGAAGCGCTGGCAAGCCAGCGCCTTACATTGAAGGAGCTTAAGGGCCGGTACAGGGAACAGATAATGACGCGGAAGATGATGGACATGAAGGTCGGAAGCACAATATCTATTACGCCCGTCGAGGTGAATAATTATTACAACAACCACCTGGACGATTTTTCCCAGGAAGAAGCTTTGAAGCTTCGTAATATACTTATAAGGGTCAAGGAGGGGACCGATATCAATAAGGCGCTGGAACTGGCCAGGGAGATCTCCGGGAAGCTTAAAGAGGGCGGAGATTTTTCGGAATTGGCGAGTTCCTACTCGGAAGGCCCGGGCGCGCAAGAGGGCGGGCTCATGGGATATGTGAAGAGAGGAGACCTGCTCCCGGAAATAGAGAAAGCGGTCTTCAATATGAACGAAGGCGAGGTCTCTGATGTCATCCAGACGAGCCTCGGTTATCATATATTCAAGATCGACGAGAAGAGGCCTGCCAGGACGCTTACCCTGAATGAAGCCCGTCGGGACGTGGAGGAGGCTCTGTACAGGGAGAAGACGAATGAAAAGGTAAAGGGGTGGATAGAAGGCCTCAAGAAGAATGCATACATCGCGTTCAAATAA
- a CDS encoding peptidyl-prolyl cis-trans isomerase, whose protein sequence is MKKIIIYISVAVVIASAAMAGCAKKPPAGDKILARVGNKVITLAELQSRIAKMPPYYRNMVEKNRKRFLDETIVEMMFYEEAVKKGVENDKEVKEVVEAAKKKILIAKLIKNEIEDKAKVSEDEMKKFYEENKESFKGPAMWRASHILVTTEKEAREILDELTKGANFENLAKERSMDATADRGGDVGYFRQGQLVEDFEKACLKLEVGQTSDVVHTQFGYHIIKLTDKKEPEIQSYEETRRFVESELKKKKRSELFDTFVMDLKKKYGVEIKEDVFKSLEDVSEKEGEKLEKN, encoded by the coding sequence ATGAAGAAAATAATTATATATATATCGGTTGCGGTCGTCATCGCGTCAGCGGCTATGGCGGGGTGCGCAAAGAAACCGCCGGCAGGCGACAAGATACTCGCCAGGGTGGGCAATAAAGTCATTACCCTGGCAGAGCTGCAGTCGAGAATAGCCAAGATGCCTCCCTATTACAGGAATATGGTAGAAAAGAACAGGAAGAGGTTCCTCGACGAGACGATAGTAGAGATGATGTTTTATGAGGAAGCCGTAAAGAAAGGCGTCGAGAATGATAAAGAGGTGAAGGAGGTCGTCGAGGCCGCGAAGAAGAAGATACTCATAGCCAAGCTTATAAAGAACGAGATAGAGGATAAGGCGAAGGTCTCGGAAGACGAGATGAAGAAATTTTACGAGGAGAATAAGGAGAGTTTTAAAGGGCCCGCGATGTGGAGGGCTTCTCACATCCTGGTTACGACAGAGAAAGAGGCAAGAGAGATCCTGGATGAGCTTACCAAGGGCGCTAACTTCGAGAACCTCGCGAAAGAGCGTTCTATGGACGCGACGGCGGACCGCGGCGGAGACGTAGGCTATTTCAGGCAGGGGCAGCTTGTCGAGGATTTCGAGAAAGCCTGTTTGAAACTTGAGGTCGGTCAGACGAGCGATGTCGTCCATACGCAGTTCGGCTATCACATAATAAAGCTGACGGACAAGAAAGAGCCGGAGATACAGAGTTACGAAGAGACCAGGCGTTTTGTCGAAAGCGAGCTCAAGAAGAAGAAACGCAGCGAGCTTTTCGATACCTTCGTTATGGACCTCAAGAAAAAATACGGAGTCGAGATTAAAGAGGATGTCTTCAAGTCCCTTGAAGACGTGAGCGAGAAAGAAGGCGAGAAGCTTGAGAAAAATTAA
- the mfd gene encoding transcription-repair coupling factor yields MFDSIKIRVDENDIDIESLAARLVEFGYRACKRVAEEGDFSRIGDSLTIYPVTFEYPLRIEFSHDKVGKIRSLDPLTYEIVEEHNVAIILPIKGISRRKIRKRSEETEEESPIDNFVDIDSGDYVVHIDHGIGKYLGLERLKTAGKYVEHLVIEYAGGDKLYVPFEDLDKVQKYLGFEKRLPKTHKLGAKLWKRAKENAKKGIHQVAVELLELQAKRSTVSGFKFSADTDWQKEMEKKFPYKETPDQARSTMDVKKDMESAKPMDRLLCGDVGYGKTEVAIRAAFKAVMDNKQVAILVPTTILAEQHFNTFSGRMKDFPVTVEMLSRFRTDKEQGAIIKGISDGTVDIIIGTHRLLSGDISFKDLGLVIIDEEQRFGVHNKEYLKKLRFSVDVLTLTATPIPRTLYLALMGGRDISVINTPPSERLPVETVVTHYDDALIKQAVMREKKRSGQIFFVNNRIKGIELLAKSVAGLAPGVSISVAHGRMPEKALEDTMMKFINGKIDCLVSTTIIESGIDIPNANTIIINRADAFGLSELYQLRGRVGRFTKKAYAYLLIPKKFVMSAESQKRLYAIKKFQELGSGFKLAMEDLQIRGAGNLLGLEQHGYINAVGFDLYCRFLKSAIDGLKHGKAK; encoded by the coding sequence ATGTTTGACTCAATAAAAATCCGCGTCGATGAGAACGATATTGATATCGAATCTCTTGCCGCAAGGCTCGTAGAGTTCGGTTACCGCGCCTGCAAGAGAGTCGCCGAGGAAGGCGACTTTTCCCGTATCGGGGACTCCCTGACTATATATCCCGTAACGTTCGAATACCCGCTCAGAATCGAATTTTCGCATGACAAAGTCGGCAAGATAAGGAGTCTCGACCCGCTCACGTATGAGATCGTCGAGGAGCATAACGTAGCCATCATACTGCCGATAAAAGGCATATCCAGGAGGAAGATAAGGAAGCGGTCTGAAGAAACCGAAGAAGAATCGCCCATAGACAACTTCGTCGATATTGACTCCGGCGATTACGTCGTCCATATAGACCACGGTATCGGGAAGTACCTTGGCCTGGAGAGGCTAAAAACAGCCGGTAAGTATGTCGAGCACTTAGTCATAGAATATGCCGGCGGCGATAAGCTCTATGTTCCGTTCGAAGACCTTGATAAAGTGCAGAAATATCTCGGGTTTGAAAAGCGCCTCCCGAAGACCCATAAGCTTGGCGCCAAGCTGTGGAAGCGCGCGAAAGAGAACGCGAAGAAGGGTATCCATCAGGTAGCTGTCGAGCTTTTGGAACTGCAGGCAAAACGCTCGACGGTCTCGGGATTCAAATTCTCGGCTGATACCGACTGGCAGAAGGAGATGGAGAAGAAATTCCCGTACAAAGAGACTCCCGACCAGGCGCGTTCTACGATGGATGTTAAAAAAGACATGGAATCCGCGAAACCGATGGACAGGCTTTTGTGCGGCGACGTCGGATACGGGAAGACAGAAGTCGCTATCAGGGCCGCGTTCAAGGCCGTCATGGACAATAAACAGGTCGCGATACTCGTTCCCACGACGATATTGGCCGAGCAGCATTTTAATACATTCAGCGGCAGGATGAAGGATTTCCCCGTAACGGTGGAGATGTTGTCGAGGTTCAGGACGGATAAGGAACAGGGGGCCATAATAAAAGGCATATCCGACGGCACCGTCGACATAATAATAGGAACGCACCGCCTCCTTTCCGGCGACATCTCTTTCAAAGACCTGGGGCTTGTGATAATCGACGAGGAGCAGCGTTTCGGCGTCCATAATAAGGAATATCTTAAGAAACTCCGTTTCAGCGTGGATGTCCTTACGCTTACGGCTACCCCGATACCGAGGACGCTTTATCTGGCCCTTATGGGCGGCAGAGACATATCCGTCATTAACACGCCGCCGTCGGAGAGGCTTCCCGTAGAGACGGTTGTCACGCACTACGACGACGCGTTGATAAAGCAGGCCGTCATGAGGGAGAAGAAGAGGTCGGGGCAGATATTTTTCGTAAATAACAGGATAAAGGGCATAGAGCTTCTCGCTAAATCGGTCGCCGGCCTGGCGCCCGGCGTAAGCATATCGGTGGCCCACGGCAGGATGCCGGAGAAAGCCCTGGAAGATACGATGATGAAATTTATCAACGGCAAGATCGACTGCCTCGTATCGACCACCATCATCGAATCGGGCATAGATATACCTAACGCGAATACGATAATAATCAACAGGGCCGACGCCTTCGGCCTTTCAGAGCTGTACCAACTGCGCGGCCGAGTCGGGAGGTTCACGAAAAAGGCCTACGCCTATCTATTGATACCGAAAAAATTCGTTATGAGCGCGGAATCCCAGAAGAGGCTATACGCGATAAAGAAGTTCCAGGAGCTGGGGAGCGGCTTTAAGCTTGCTATGGAGGACCTGCAGATAAGGGGCGCTGGTAACCTCTTAGGGTTAGAGCAGCATGGTTATATTAACGCCGTAGGATTTGACCTGTACTGCAGGTTCCTGAAATCGGCTATCGACGGATTAAAACATGGCAAGGCAAAGTAA
- the argS gene encoding arginine--tRNA ligase, whose translation MRHGEIEKNVISLLERAAKEVFVDLDLSLPLAHEIKPEIEIPKDKQNGDLSSNVAMKASKFARGLKPMELADVIKSKLEQDIATFRLKGIIERIETKAPGFINFFFSKEYLCKVLLEIKRKRHNFGKASVGRGIKLQVEFVSANPTGPLTIAHGRQAAIGDSLANILDFLGYKVTREYYLNDEGTQMDILGKSIHSRYLELFGGTEAFPSDGYKGSYVSDIARAFKKKYGKRFAGTTDIKVFREFGLRWILNDIKRDLKDFGVKFDVWYSQKSLRRSGKVEKAIGLLKEKGYIYEKDNAVWFKSTEFGDDKDRVVFKSDGSATYLAPDIAFHLEKYRRGFKKIVDIWGPDHHGYIPRMKAAIRALGFSEDSLSVLIVQLATLYRSGQVVSMSTRAGEFITLREVMDEVGKDVSRFCFIMRRISSHLDFDLDAVKKESSENPVYYIQYAHARIWSIMEYGKSAHLAAKFDSKLLVEPEEMDLIRLLRQFPWIVNMSGKLLDPYVVLQYLQDVAAVFHSFYTKHRVVSDDHSLAKSRLVLVDCVRIVLANGLRLLGVSLPKKM comes from the coding sequence ATGCGCCATGGTGAGATCGAAAAGAACGTTATTTCCCTTTTAGAAAGAGCCGCAAAAGAAGTTTTTGTGGATCTGGACCTGAGCCTTCCTCTAGCCCACGAGATAAAACCCGAGATAGAGATACCTAAAGACAAGCAGAACGGCGACCTTTCGTCGAATGTAGCTATGAAGGCCTCCAAGTTCGCTCGCGGCTTGAAACCGATGGAACTGGCCGATGTAATAAAGTCCAAGCTGGAGCAGGATATCGCTACATTCCGCCTTAAAGGCATAATAGAACGCATCGAAACGAAGGCTCCGGGGTTCATCAATTTCTTTTTCAGCAAAGAATATCTCTGCAAAGTCCTCCTTGAGATAAAGAGAAAGAGGCACAATTTCGGCAAGGCCAGTGTAGGCAGAGGGATAAAGCTGCAGGTGGAGTTCGTCAGCGCCAACCCGACAGGCCCTTTAACAATCGCGCACGGAAGACAGGCCGCTATAGGGGACAGCCTCGCCAACATCCTCGATTTTCTCGGTTATAAAGTCACCCGCGAATATTACCTGAACGATGAGGGCACCCAGATGGATATACTGGGCAAGTCCATACACTCCCGTTACCTTGAACTCTTCGGCGGTACAGAAGCATTTCCTTCAGACGGTTATAAAGGTTCCTACGTATCGGATATCGCCAGGGCATTCAAAAAAAAATACGGAAAGAGATTCGCCGGGACGACAGATATTAAGGTCTTCAGGGAATTCGGTCTGCGCTGGATATTGAATGACATAAAGCGCGACCTTAAAGATTTCGGAGTGAAATTCGACGTATGGTACAGCCAGAAGTCCCTGAGAAGGTCGGGCAAGGTAGAGAAGGCAATAGGGTTGTTGAAGGAGAAGGGGTATATATACGAAAAAGACAACGCCGTCTGGTTCAAATCGACCGAGTTTGGCGATGATAAGGACAGGGTCGTATTTAAATCCGACGGCTCCGCGACATATCTCGCCCCCGACATAGCCTTTCACCTGGAAAAATACAGGAGAGGTTTCAAGAAGATAGTCGATATATGGGGGCCGGACCATCACGGCTACATACCCCGTATGAAGGCGGCCATAAGGGCGCTGGGTTTTTCCGAAGACTCCCTCTCTGTGCTGATCGTCCAGCTTGCGACCCTTTATAGGAGCGGACAGGTGGTATCCATGTCAACCAGGGCCGGCGAATTTATCACATTGCGCGAGGTGATGGATGAAGTCGGCAAGGACGTCTCCAGGTTCTGTTTTATAATGCGCAGGATATCGAGCCATCTCGATTTCGATCTAGATGCAGTCAAGAAAGAATCATCCGAAAACCCGGTTTACTATATACAGTACGCGCACGCGCGCATATGGTCTATTATGGAATACGGTAAGTCAGCCCATCTGGCGGCGAAGTTCGATTCAAAACTGCTGGTGGAGCCGGAAGAGATGGACCTGATAAGACTATTGCGGCAGTTCCCCTGGATAGTGAACATGAGCGGTAAATTACTCGATCCGTACGTCGTGCTGCAATACCTTCAGGACGTGGCTGCTGTGTTCCATTCCTTCTATACCAAACACAGGGTCGTAAGCGATGACCACAGCCTGGCAAAATCCAGGCTGGTGCTTGTGGATTGCGTAAGGATAGTCCTTGCAAACGGGCTTCGTTTGCTCGGCGTCTCTCTCCCTAAGAAGATGTAG
- the rsfS gene encoding ribosome silencing factor — translation MAGAASDKKALDTVLIKMNKVSSVCDYFVITSGASTTQVRAIADHIIKVLRDKGEKLRRSEGEREALWIVLDSGDVVVHVFLEETRRFYDLERLWRDAPKERFRELTASKARKIPAKRRAPAAKKKVSRKKKKARKK, via the coding sequence GTGGCCGGCGCGGCTTCTGATAAAAAAGCGCTCGACACAGTTTTGATAAAGATGAATAAAGTGTCGAGCGTTTGTGACTATTTTGTTATAACAAGCGGCGCTTCAACTACTCAAGTTCGGGCTATAGCCGACCATATCATAAAGGTTTTAAGGGATAAAGGCGAAAAGCTCAGGCGGTCGGAAGGTGAGAGGGAAGCGTTATGGATAGTTCTCGATTCCGGCGACGTTGTTGTGCATGTATTCCTGGAAGAGACGCGCCGCTTTTATGACCTGGAACGACTCTGGCGCGACGCGCCCAAAGAGCGCTTCAGGGAACTGACCGCCTCCAAAGCCCGAAAAATCCCCGCAAAGCGCCGCGCTCCGGCCGCAAAGAAGAAGGTCTCTCGCAAAAAAAAGAAGGCCAGAAAGAAATAA
- a CDS encoding DUF5679 domain-containing protein — MAEIGYCVKCKAKKDMKDTQKVTMKNGRQAMKGKCSSCGTGMYKIMK, encoded by the coding sequence ATGGCAGAAATCGGATATTGCGTAAAGTGTAAAGCGAAGAAAGATATGAAGGACACCCAGAAAGTCACAATGAAAAATGGAAGACAGGCTATGAAGGGCAAATGCTCGTCTTGTGGCACTGGTATGTATAAGATAATGAAGTAA
- the nadD gene encoding nicotinate-nucleotide adenylyltransferase, which translates to MRIGILGGTFNPIHMGHLILAEDALHKIKLDKVIFVPAFIPPHKNMDVKIRPQDRLKMVELAIEGNPAFEVSTFEIDSKKKSYSIDTLKEFRRIYGDKAQLYFITGSDLLKDLFSWKDIDGIFKMSKFIVANRPGYPVKEVPEDVETVVITPIEVSSEDIRKRLKEGRSIRYLVPAKVRDYILEGKLYT; encoded by the coding sequence ATGAGAATAGGTATACTCGGCGGCACATTCAATCCTATACATATGGGGCACCTGATATTGGCTGAAGACGCCCTCCATAAGATAAAGCTCGATAAGGTCATATTCGTCCCTGCTTTTATACCACCGCACAAGAATATGGATGTGAAGATACGGCCGCAGGACCGACTGAAGATGGTCGAGCTTGCCATCGAGGGCAATCCCGCCTTTGAAGTATCCACTTTTGAGATCGATTCCAAGAAAAAATCGTATTCAATAGATACATTAAAGGAGTTCAGGAGGATCTACGGGGATAAAGCGCAGCTATATTTCATAACAGGCTCGGACTTGCTGAAAGACCTATTTTCGTGGAAGGATATAGACGGTATATTCAAGATGTCGAAGTTCATAGTGGCCAACAGGCCCGGATATCCGGTGAAAGAGGTCCCCGAGGACGTTGAGACCGTTGTCATAACCCCGATAGAGGTGTCTTCAGAAGACATAAGGAAACGCCTGAAAGAGGGCAGGTCCATAAGGTATCTGGTCCCGGCAAAGGTAAGGGACTACATATTGGAGGGTAAGCTATATACTTAA
- a CDS encoding glutamate-5-semialdehyde dehydrogenase — protein MAKNNDIKRLCEKAKASSRALALANTKSKNRALEAMAAALVKNARFVISRNRKDLAMARAKKMSSALIDRLTLTDARIRSMADSLLKISKLKDPVGDIIDTIRRPNGLLIKKVRVPIGVILIIYESRPNVTSDCIGLCLKSSNAVILRGGSESLNSNIAIFDVLRKALVKCNIPADSISMIKDKDRGLVDRLLKQEGLIDLVIPRGGESLIREVTRNSRIPVIKHYKGVCHTYVDESADLKMAEEICYNAKVQRPGVCNAMECMLVNRKIAGSFLPKMIRRLKNSGVEIRGSKEVKDLVDCVKLATEDDWYREYLDLKLSVKVVRDVDEAIRHIMKYGSYHSDAIVTRNKARADKFLREVDSACVYVNASTRFTDGGEFGKGAEMGISTDKIHARGPMGLEELTSYKYVVYGSGQVRK, from the coding sequence ATGGCAAAAAATAACGATATAAAAAGATTGTGTGAAAAGGCTAAGGCTTCTTCCAGAGCCCTTGCGCTTGCGAATACGAAGTCCAAAAATAGGGCGCTTGAGGCTATGGCCGCGGCGTTGGTAAAGAACGCGAGATTCGTTATTTCCCGGAATCGTAAGGATCTGGCCATGGCCCGCGCAAAAAAAATGTCTTCCGCGCTTATAGACAGATTGACGCTTACGGACGCGAGGATAAGGTCGATGGCAGATTCGCTTTTGAAGATATCGAAGCTTAAGGATCCCGTCGGAGATATCATAGATACCATAAGAAGGCCTAACGGCCTCCTGATAAAGAAGGTCAGGGTCCCTATAGGCGTCATTCTTATCATCTATGAGTCGAGACCTAATGTTACCAGCGATTGTATCGGGTTGTGTTTGAAGTCCTCTAACGCTGTCATACTGCGCGGCGGCAGCGAGTCGCTTAATTCTAACATAGCGATATTCGACGTCCTGCGGAAGGCGCTTGTTAAATGCAATATACCTGCGGACTCGATATCGATGATCAAGGATAAGGACAGGGGCCTCGTCGATCGGCTGCTTAAACAGGAAGGCCTGATAGACCTTGTCATACCAAGAGGCGGAGAGTCTTTGATAAGGGAAGTTACGAGAAATTCGAGGATACCGGTCATCAAACATTACAAAGGCGTGTGCCATACCTATGTCGATGAAAGCGCTGATCTCAAGATGGCGGAAGAGATATGCTATAACGCAAAGGTCCAAAGGCCCGGGGTATGCAACGCCATGGAATGCATGCTTGTGAATAGGAAGATCGCCGGCAGCTTCCTCCCCAAAATGATAAGAAGGCTCAAAAATTCCGGTGTCGAGATAAGGGGCTCTAAAGAAGTCAAAGATCTGGTAGACTGCGTGAAACTGGCTACAGAGGATGACTGGTACAGGGAGTATCTGGATCTGAAACTCTCGGTAAAGGTGGTCAGGGATGTGGATGAGGCCATCCGGCATATAATGAAGTACGGCTCATACCATTCCGACGCCATAGTCACGAGGAACAAGGCCAGAGCGGATAAGTTCCTGCGGGAAGTGGATTCAGCCTGCGTCTATGTCAATGCGTCGACGCGTTTTACCGACGGCGGCGAATTCGGCAAAGGCGCGGAGATGGGCATATCTACGGATAAGATACACGCCAGAGGGCCCATGGGACTTGAGGAACTGACGTCATATAAGTATGTGGTGTACGGCAGCGGGCAGGTGAGAAAGTAG